A genomic region of Rhodanobacter sp. contains the following coding sequences:
- a CDS encoding YaeQ family protein codes for MALTATIHKAELSISDMDRHYYATHALTLARHPSETEERLMARLLAFALYADERLEFGKGLSDTDEPALWRKAYTDEIELWIDVGLPDETRLRKACNQSRQVVVLAYGGHAADIWWNKIAGTLARHENLNVLMIGHADMQQLTALCGRSMRLQGLIQDGELQLIAGDLTLAIRPDIRMGEYAIA; via the coding sequence ATGGCTCTCACCGCCACCATCCACAAGGCCGAACTGTCGATCAGCGACATGGACCGGCACTACTACGCCACCCATGCGTTGACGCTCGCGCGGCATCCGTCGGAAACCGAGGAGCGGTTGATGGCGCGCCTGCTCGCGTTCGCGCTGTATGCCGACGAGCGGCTCGAATTCGGCAAGGGACTCAGCGACACCGACGAGCCGGCCTTGTGGCGCAAGGCGTATACCGACGAGATCGAGCTGTGGATCGATGTCGGCCTGCCCGACGAAACGCGCTTGCGCAAGGCCTGCAACCAGTCGCGGCAAGTGGTGGTACTGGCCTATGGCGGACACGCCGCCGACATCTGGTGGAACAAGATCGCCGGCACGCTCGCGCGCCACGAGAACCTCAACGTGCTCATGATCGGCCATGCCGACATGCAGCAGTTGACTGCACTGTGCGGACGCAGCATGCGCCTGCAAGGCCTGATCCAGGACGGCGAATTGCAACTCATCGCGGGCGACCTCACGCTCGCGATCCGCCCCGACATCCGCATGGGCGAGTACGCGATCGCCTGA